In Dama dama isolate Ldn47 chromosome 22, ASM3311817v1, whole genome shotgun sequence, the genomic window ccacaccctctccagcatttatttgtactttttgatggtggccattctgacccatgtgaggtgctatctcactgtggttttgatttgcatttccctaaaaattagcaatgttgagcagctttttatgtctttggagaaatgtctatttaggtcttctgctcatttttgattgggttgtttgtcacATCATGCATCTTTGAGACAACTGTAGGTACTGGGTTGGTAGAAACTTCCATACCCTACCTGGGGAAATGTTTCATGATCTTTAAAGTTTCATGATCTTTAAAGTGATCTTTAAAGTTAATTCAGCTCAATGTTTAGAGTTATTAACAGTTCACCTGTACTTCTATTCTTATTCTTTTGTACAGATTACTGAGCACTGCTGGAGAAAATGACAAAACCATTGCCAATCCATGTTCTGCAATTTGAATTGAGCCCTAACATTATTCACCAATTCGACTACTGAGAtatgtttctattatttttgtcCTTTCTCCATAGTGGTGATCTCAAACTTTTATGATCCTCCTCAGATTTCCTGCCTCACACTTTTAATGATGATCTGAcaggaaaaagggagaaaagagtAAGCACACATTTCTTGACCTCCCCTCCAGATGACCAATGTAACTAGTCACGCCTGtcctttttcatttcctctcATCTCAGAGATCTgtaccttagtccctggctaaaCTCTCCAAAAGTGCTTTGGATCTCAGCTCATTCCCACTCTCCACTGACCTCACATCGTCATTTCCCTACCCTTCTGAACCACGGTCCCCTGCACTCTATTGATTCTTTTCCTCCAGCAAAAATACATGCTTAAAACTTCATCATCctagggaaaaaaacacaaaacactccTTAGAGACTCTTGACCCTTTTACCTACTTTGCTTGCATAATTTCCTACTCATTTTTCACATTAATATTATAAAGCCCTGTCacacaaataaaaatactctTATCAAGTTTCCTAATCATTTTCTAGTGGAAAATCTAGTGGTCTAATTGTCTTTCCTACTGGATATTTTATGACATATGTTACTGAACAGGACATCCCCCTTCTTGaaacattatttttgttgttgttcagtcgctcagtcatgtccaacgttttgtggccctatggactgcagcacgccaggcttccctgtccttcaccatctcctggagcttgttcaaactcatgtccggtgagtcggtgatgccatccaaccatctcatcctctgtcatccccgtctcctcctgccctcaatctttcccagcatcagggtcttttctaatgagtcaactcttcgcatgagatggccaaagtattggagtttcagcttcagcatcagttcttccagtgaatattcagggttgatttcctttctaaAGTTACTGTGTTTCATTGAGTCTGATAAGCTATTGTTTGTAAGGCTTATGATTATTTTCaaggaggcgtgtgtgtgtgtgtgtgtgtgtgtgtgtgtgtgtgtgtgtgtgtgacaaaaCTGTATATCTTACAATTACATTGGCTGACAATGCCAATTGTTAGATGCATTCTATTTCAGACATATTCAAATACAGAAAAATGCACATCTTAGAATAAGTGAAATACAGCATCTCTAACCACAATGACTCCTCCTGTAATGAAATTCTATCACCCTAGCAGGAAATAGAATCTATTACTCATTTGAAATGTGTAACTCATGGAAACTTCCTCTCTGGCAGAGCAATTCCAATCTTTCTGTATACCTGACTTCTAGGAAAAGATGGGATATGTTTGAGAGAGGAACTGATGTGCTGGGTATTTCATGAATTGTGTAGAAAAGTATAGTCATATAGACTCTGCACAGCCTGCTTTGCTGGACGTCTTGGCATTATGTTTTTCTTGTGTGAGGCTGACATCTGCTGGACAAGTAACACTTGATCAGAGCTTTGTATTTTagagtaaattaaaatttttggcAGCGAAGcttagctgtggtgcatatactcCACGTTTTCTATTTGAATTTGGCAAGTTTGGCAGTTAATTCTCTTTTCAAATTTTGTATGCTGTGGTTGAGTCTCAGTGAGCTTTAGAATGAGAGCTCACCTTTGGGGCATCTTTAATATGTGAGGATAAAGCCCTTTCATTAAACTAGTTGTTCTTAACCCTCACCGGGTGCCAGAATCACTGTATGTGATGGACGGTTTATAAACATGGCCACAACAACCCTCCCATTCCACATGCCTTTTCACAGTGTGACTTTGCCACTCCTATTAAAAAAGTAAAGcatgttttccttccttttgaatCTAGATTGGCTTTGCAATTTAATTTGAGCAATAACATGTGGTTGAAGGGGCATTGTACAACTTACAACATATCCTTAAAAAGAGACATTGCAACTTCAGTTTTTCCTGAACATTCTTCAGTTAAGACTACTGAAGAATGACTCAACCCCCATGGAGAGAGTACCTGGCTGACAGCACCAAGATTCAGTACCAAGGTCAGCACCATTAGGGTGAGCCCACTTTTGACCAGGTCCAGCCCAGCCAACTAGCCAAAAGCAGTTGCATAAGTGAAACCAGATAAGACAAGCAGAAGAATCTCCCCAGCAAAcccacaaaatagaaataataagtaAGCTTTTCTTTAAGTCACTATGTTTTGGGTGGTTTATTATACAGCAATAGATGACTGATATCATTAGGAAAACTTTTTAAGAAGAATAAACAATAATAATGCCCAAGTTCAAATCTAAGAGATTTATATTTAGTTCTATTAGGTGGAAtctaggaaataaaatatatttttttaaaaaagcttgcaAGATTGGGAATCACTGATCTAAATATTTTATGCCCATAATTACTTTTTCTAAAATCTCATCATCATCTACAACAGCAGCATCCTAACAGTTACTCCAATAATTCACATTTCTTTCACATACTCCTTGTAAGGTTTCATAGGAACAAACAAAAGTTGATTTCTGCAAGATTACTGAGCTAGTAGGAGGTAGGTTATTTGACTTCATAtcctaaattttttaaactacacATAGTAGATTGCTGCTTCTGATATTTACCTCTTCTGTGAGTGACTGATACCTACTAGTTATGTACCTGGAGATGAAGGTAATGGGCATGAGAGAAAATAAAGTGACTAAAACCACAGATAATTAGAATTAAAGAATTTAGACTCATAAAGACCTTTGTGATTCAGGACCAGTAACAATGAAATTTCATGTTAATCAAAATTTTGGTTAACAACTGGTTAACAATCAACAATTTCATTAATATCGGACTAGGAAGTGCAGTAAAGAGTAGTAAGACATCCAAAATGGAGGGAACCCTAAGCAAGATGATTCATTTACTTAATTCAAGAAAGATTTCAATTCTTACTCTCTTGTAAGAACTCTCTCTCTTCTCACAGAGAATTCTTATTCTCTGTGGTCCTAGGGAATAGGCAGCTGTAGCACCAGGAGACTAATTTCTGCTTAGTTTAAATATAAATCTTTAGcaagaattaaaaagaataaaaaatacctCTGAAAGAATTAATGCTTGAAATTCACATCTAGAGGAAAGATATTTTAGCTGCAGTAATTACCTACATAATATTCATGGTCCTTCTTTGAGGAGGGAAAGAAAGCTTATGTATATCAAACCCGAGCTGCAGGATAGACCTCAGAGCTTAAGTGAACACAGCTGTAAGACGCATTAAGGAATTTTGCCTAAGTCCTATGATTTAGGCTGATTAGAAAGCAGCTAAAAGCAGGTGCGAGGGTATAAATCTCCATGGTTGGTTTTCACCTCTTGCAAAACTACAATGCTTCTTAAACTTCAATGTACAAGCAAATCACCTAAGGATCTTAGTAAAATTCGATTCATCAGCTATAGGATGGGGAAGGGCTGGGATCTCACATTTCTAACGATATCCCAAGTGATGCTAATACTGCTATTCTACAgactatattttgaatattaaggtAATACAgaattttccccccaaataacaGTTTTCAGACTGTGATCACCAAAACAATGACATCAACATCACTTGAGAACATGTTAGAGATGCAGATTCCCAGGCCCTGTCCAGACCTATTCAATCAGAAACTCTGGCAGTGAGGACCCAGGCATCCGTAGTGCCTCAAGCCTTCCAGGGAATTTTGATGCTAAAGTCTGAGAGTCACTGATTTAGAGAAGTATTTATCCAGCCATAATAGAATCACCCTACCTAAgagcttaaaacaaaaaaaacaaacaaaaaaaaaaccaaaacagtccCTGGGCTCCATTAGGAGGCAGGATGTGGGACACTTCATTGTGAGTATTTGTAAAAATCTCAACATGTGCTTGCAATGTGCGGCCCAGTTTGAGAaccaagagagacagagagacagagacagagatagagacagagacaaagagagacaagAGATCCATTCACTTACTTCTGGAGTCTTCGCCAGCAAAAGTCCGGTAGAGGTGGTGATGTCCAGGTCTGCTGGGCCAGTGGCTGTCCTCCTCCTCACTGTTGCTTTGCACCTGTAACCAAGGTCCCCGCAGAGCTCAGTCAGCACCAGTGGTGGGGAAAAGAGCAGGATGGCAGGCGACATAGGGGAAAGAGGCTGAGTGTACTTGAGTAACCTGGCCTCGTCTCTTGCGGTAGGAGCCCGGCAGTGAGGAAGGCAGGGCCAGCTCTGTGTTCAGTGAGGGCTGGCACACATGCAAACAGGACTGCGGACCATCACGGCTTCTCTGTGTCAAGGGTTTGACAGATTTTCCTCAAGACTCTGGCACTTGGTCGTAGCACTGTCTATAGACCCAGGCAAGAGCAATCCCGGGTTTTACAGAGCTCATGGGATGACGAGTCAGTGGACCGAGAGAATGTGTCCACTTTGATTTTGCACTAGCCCTTCTAGACCATGCTCTGGATGCCCACAATCCCCTCCCCAAATGCAACTCAAATGGCCCCAAGCCTATTTCAGGGAAATGCATTGGTTTTGCCTGGTGTCTGTTCTCTCAAGGCTGGCCTTTTTCCTAGGGTATGCACGCCTAGGCCTGAATGATGACTGGTAGATGGTTATATGGGttggagggggggggggttgtgggggcttcccaggtggtgctagtggtgaagaacccagctgccaatgcaggagatgtgagagatgcaggttcaagccccaggtcaggaaaatcccctggaggagggcatggcaatccactccagtattcttgcctagagaatcccatggacagaagagcctgggtaggctacagtccatagggtcgcagagttggacatgactgaattgacttagcatgcatgcacacacgcagggGTTTGCGGCATTTGAATATGCCAGCTGGGGTGTTCATACATGGTGTGCAAAATCCCTTATGGTGCGGGACAGATGTGGgtagggaagagaaggagatagaGGAGGGAAGGGCCAGGATGGCTCTGCCCACTCTGCCATATTCTAGCACTGAAGTTCTAAGAGTGAGAAGTCTAGATTTGAATCTGAATTTTTAGGTCTTCATGGTTATATACTTGCCAAGGTAGAAGAGATTTTATATAATCATGTTTAGTCTAGTGTGTAACTGACCTCTATCTGTACTCTTGTGTGTATCCCACAAATGATAGGGGTGGGTGTGTTTGATGGGAAATTTTAGTGAAGACCAGCCTGGAAGAGGAATTAGAAAAATAGTGACAAAAACTGGGTGCTCTTAAGAAACTGGGTctatttctctttcccctttcttctaTATTAATTTTGGTTgatcagttgtatccgactctttgtagcctcatggactgtagccctccaggctcctctgtccatggaattctccatgcaagaatactggagtgggtagccatgcccttttccaggggatcttcccgacccagggatcaaacctgggactccagcattgcaggccgactgttaaccatctgagccaccagggaacccactTTCAAAGGTTTCTGAATGTAATTCAAGACTCGGTATATCTGACAAGGAGGATATATTTTAACCCAAGGGCAAGAATCCAGAATTCAAGGGCAGGAATGCCAACCTCTCCCTCACTTTCAACCCGCTCACCTCCGAGTCCAAAGCGTCCTGCCACTGCTCAGTTAGGGATCGGTGCATTTCTGTTCCCTCTGGACTCTGTTTCCATTTCTGCTGGACGATGGACAGGTCCAGTGAGTTAACCTtcttgcccatgggattcttctgaAACAGACTCCTCCGTGCTCTGCTCTTTCTTGTCCAGAAGGCACCATCCTGGACTGAGTGGGCCTCCTTACTGCTGGCCTGCAGCGCCCACAGCTCTCTCTGATCCTGCACAGGGTCTGTGCTCCACTGCAGATCTGCTCTGGGCAGAGGATGTGAGCAACATGGTGTCCTGAGGTCAGAACCCAGAGTTTCTGAAGGTTCTTGCCATGTGGACATCCCCTGCTGTGTTTCGTCTCTAAGGCAGAGGATACATGGGCAGGAAGAAGGAGGCAGTTT contains:
- the TESPA1 gene encoding protein TESPA1 isoform X3: MFWNCNPADMPSIKILSPEPEPHSPRERLRKAISKMCLYTCPRDRLSPPDHTPKRNSLDQVVWEVMDRVRGEKLVLQQDSGFGPGPRGAPMPPTKGTKLPPSSCPCILCLRDETQQGMSTWQEPSETLGSDLRTPCCSHPLPRADLQWSTDPVQDQRELWALQASSKEAHSVQDGAFWTRKSRARRSLFQKNPMGKKVNSLDLSIVQQKWKQSPEGTEMHRSLTEQWQDALDSEVQSNSEEEDSHWPSRPGHHHLYRTFAGEDSRSFHHHHNHNTCSDSNDFTEEPNSHLFSQEALQPPTSSSCSLALQTPDLNKRKARWYTRQKTRVRDLESPS